In Acaryochloris marina S15, a single genomic region encodes these proteins:
- a CDS encoding NACHT domain-containing protein, which yields MYDSGPFLDHENGRNHLTYGPVPRRRTKRLLEVLLAYSNDEFEISEQLRSKIRVNWQTDYQLVVETTVHALVSLTQSDAYSGQLDNNHVKTSLKLLEKFLNILVDNRSQPRGSHKWNFTIKLWFDRNHTADNLEKFYDEWERLRPSKSKQVTDYGYNTSQPISSLPDVSYSVAENNRTLNASLQHRSDTHSNQQCSFSTEAYLRRYSERHGILKVLGMRGPAQLDSLYTTMHLLNEDSVLSSESINWLEENYRQRKVFLLEEKRAKRQSGIEIANAYQYLMVLGGPGTGKSTFLRKIGLETLHNRYQEGYEYNCIPIFIELKKFSFTEVDLESAIIEEFKICGFSKPQHFLEKALVQGNLLLLLDGLDEVPMEQMSEAISKIQDFANRFHQNRFIITCRPAAYRYNLRNFTDVVIAEFDDHQIRQFIEKWFYNQPQQGRKCWEQLNTDSNTAAKELTRTPLLLTMLCLVFQREGQFPKHRATLYEKSLWVLLEEWDAEKDVPREGIYKGLATKRKEIILSKIAFDAFQRDELFITRRTLTQQIEELLSEMLPDIALIDGKKVLKSIELQHGLLVERVESVYSFSHLTIQEFLAAQYIFAQSKNDDFLLQDLIEQYLTDDRWQEIFLLLSGMSKADKILQIMDRHARSYLDSSPPLQKLLRCADLSTQDTEGDFKSAAKRATAIGLFFPGVHPLYPITRFSNPDDAILKKRLYYTYDLARELTGALTNRRLLTLALDRNRTTDTVMYCGIESTHKNAFLRAIKISIISAKKFKEAKIFNNVDFNELVRALELLKSDIPSELAPFEENMEFAKRAQQIWIDAFKVNFELVSFSLKDLNLLNNYLKSMIVIIHCQRSSLSYSQSIWDSIESRILVANK from the coding sequence ATGTATGACTCTGGCCCATTTCTCGATCATGAAAATGGGAGAAATCATTTGACCTATGGCCCAGTCCCTAGACGAAGGACAAAGCGTCTGCTGGAAGTTCTACTTGCCTATTCAAATGATGAATTCGAAATTAGTGAGCAGCTACGATCAAAAATCAGAGTCAATTGGCAGACAGACTATCAACTGGTGGTGGAGACGACTGTTCATGCCTTAGTTTCACTGACCCAATCGGATGCTTATAGTGGTCAGCTTGATAATAATCACGTTAAAACTTCACTCAAATTATTAGAAAAATTCTTAAATATCCTGGTAGATAATCGTTCTCAGCCCCGAGGATCGCACAAATGGAATTTTACAATTAAGCTCTGGTTTGATCGGAACCATACTGCAGATAATTTAGAAAAGTTTTACGACGAATGGGAGCGTCTCAGGCCTTCTAAATCCAAACAAGTCACTGACTATGGTTATAACACAAGCCAACCGATTTCTTCTTTACCCGATGTGTCTTATAGTGTTGCCGAAAACAATAGAACACTAAACGCTTCCCTGCAACATAGATCTGATACCCATAGCAATCAGCAATGCTCTTTCTCGACGGAAGCATATTTGAGACGGTATTCTGAGCGTCATGGCATTTTGAAAGTATTGGGGATGAGAGGGCCAGCTCAGCTGGATTCACTCTATACCACAATGCACTTACTGAATGAAGATTCTGTCCTTAGCTCTGAGTCCATCAATTGGCTCGAAGAAAACTACCGTCAGCGCAAGGTTTTCTTGCTAGAAGAAAAGCGAGCTAAACGACAATCTGGCATAGAGATAGCTAATGCATATCAATATTTGATGGTATTAGGTGGTCCTGGCACAGGCAAATCTACCTTCTTACGAAAAATAGGACTAGAGACCCTCCATAATAGATATCAAGAGGGCTATGAATATAACTGCATTCCCATCTTTATTGAGCTAAAAAAATTTAGCTTTACAGAAGTTGATCTGGAATCAGCAATTATTGAAGAATTCAAAATTTGTGGTTTTTCTAAACCGCAACATTTTTTAGAGAAAGCTCTGGTGCAAGGGAATTTGCTGCTATTGCTGGATGGGCTGGATGAAGTGCCGATGGAGCAAATGAGCGAGGCGATTTCAAAAATCCAAGACTTTGCCAATCGATTTCACCAAAATCGGTTCATCATTACCTGTAGACCTGCAGCATACAGATACAACCTCCGCAATTTCACAGATGTTGTGATTGCCGAGTTTGATGATCATCAGATCAGGCAGTTTATAGAGAAATGGTTTTATAACCAACCCCAACAGGGTCGAAAATGTTGGGAGCAACTCAATACTGATAGTAATACGGCAGCAAAAGAGCTGACTCGAACGCCATTACTTCTCACCATGCTTTGCCTTGTTTTCCAAAGGGAAGGACAGTTCCCGAAGCACAGAGCCACTTTGTATGAAAAGTCTCTATGGGTGCTTTTAGAAGAATGGGATGCCGAAAAGGATGTTCCGAGAGAAGGTATTTATAAAGGACTGGCAACAAAACGCAAAGAGATTATTCTGTCAAAAATTGCTTTTGATGCTTTTCAGAGAGATGAATTATTTATCACAAGACGAACGCTAACCCAGCAAATCGAGGAACTATTGAGTGAAATGCTTCCTGATATTGCTTTAATTGATGGCAAGAAAGTCTTGAAATCAATTGAATTACAACATGGTCTATTGGTTGAACGGGTCGAATCTGTATACTCATTTTCGCACTTAACCATACAAGAATTTCTAGCTGCTCAGTATATTTTTGCTCAGTCCAAAAATGATGATTTTCTTTTACAAGACTTGATTGAACAATATTTAACGGATGACCGTTGGCAAGAAATTTTCTTGTTGTTATCAGGTATGAGTAAGGCAGATAAAATTTTACAAATTATGGACAGACATGCTCGAAGCTATCTAGACAGTTCTCCACCCCTCCAGAAGTTACTTCGATGTGCAGATCTGAGTACTCAAGATACAGAAGGTGATTTTAAGTCAGCAGCCAAAAGGGCTACTGCAATTGGACTTTTTTTCCCTGGGGTACATCCTCTCTATCCCATTACCCGCTTCTCAAACCCTGATGATGCTATCCTCAAAAAAAGACTTTATTATACCTATGACTTAGCCCGTGAGCTTACAGGTGCTCTTACGAATAGACGGCTACTAACCCTAGCATTAGATCGCAATAGAACGACCGACACGGTGATGTATTGCGGCATAGAAAGCACCCATAAAAATGCATTTTTGCGTGCAATTAAGATTTCAATTATTAGTGCTAAAAAATTCAAGGAAGCGAAAATATTCAATAATGTAGACTTCAATGAGCTGGTTAGAGCCCTTGAGTTGTTAAAAAGTGATATCCCAAGTGAATTAGCACCTTTCGAGGAGAATATGGAATTCGCTAAGCGTGCTCAGCAGATTTGGATTGATGCGTTTAAAGTTAATTTTGAATTGGTTAGCTTTTCTTTAAAAGACTTGAATTTATTGAATAATTACCTCAAGTCCATGATTGTTATCATTCACTGCCAGAGATCTTCTTTATCATACTCGCAATCAATATGGGACAGCATTGAATCCAGAATATTAGTTGCCAATAAATAA